In one Rattus rattus isolate New Zealand chromosome 16, Rrattus_CSIRO_v1, whole genome shotgun sequence genomic region, the following are encoded:
- the Aimp2 gene encoding aminoacyl tRNA synthase complex-interacting multifunctional protein 2 isoform X1, whose translation MPMYQVKPYHGGSEPLRVELPTCMYRLPNVHSKTTSPATDAGHVQEPSEPSLQALESRQDDILKRLYELKAAVDGLSKMIHTPDADLDVTNILQADEPTTLTTNALDLNSVLGKDYGALKDIVINANPASPPLSLLVLHRLLCERYRVLSTVHTHSSVKNVPENLLKCFGEQARKQSRHEYQLGFTLIWKNVPKTQMKFSVQTMCPIEGEGNIARFLFSLFGQKHNAVHLTLIDSWVDIAMFQLREGSSKEKAAVFRSMNSALGKSPWLVGNELTVADVVLWSVLQQTGGSDGAAPTNVQRWLKSCENLAPFSTALQLLK comes from the exons ATGCCGATGTACCAGGTAAAGCCCTATCATGGAGGCAGCGAACCTCTGCGTGTAGAGCTTCCAACCTGCATGTACCGGCTCCCCAACGTGCACAGCAAGACCACCAGCCCCGCGACCGACGCGGGCCACGTGCAG GAGCCATCTGAGCCATCTTTGCAAGCCCTCGAGTCTCggcaggatgatattttaaagCGTTTGTACGAGTTGAAGGCAGCAGTCGACGGCCTTTCAAAGATGATTCACACCCCAGATGCCGACTTGGACGTCACCAACATCCTGCAAGCCGACGAGCCCACGACTTTAACTACAAATGCATTGGACTTGAACTCCGTGCTTGGAAAG GATTATGGGGCGCTGAAAGACATCGTGATCAACGCAAACCCAGCCTCCCCGCCACTGTCCCTGCTTGTGCTACATAGACTACTCTGTGAACGCTACAGGGTTCTGtccacagtacacacacattcGTCCGTCAAGAATGTACCTGAGAATCTTCTTAAGTGCTTCGGGGAGCAGGCTAGAAAACAGTCCCGCCACGAGTATCAGCTGGGCTTCACTCTGATTTGGAAGAACG TGCCCAAGACACAGATGAAGTTCAGTGTACAAACGATGTGCCCCATTGAAGGAGAAGGGAATATCGCACGTTTCCTGTTCTCTCTATTTGGTCAGAAGCATAATGCTGTCCACCTAACCCTCATCGACAGCTGGGTGGATATCGCCATGTTTCAGCTGAGAGAAGGGAGCAGTAAGGAAAAAGCGGCTGTTTTCCGCTCTATGAACTCCGCTTTGGGGAAAAGCCCGTGGTTGGTTGGGAATGAGCTCACTGTGGCAGATGTGGTGCTGTGGTCCGTGCTCCAGCAGACTGGGGGAAGCGATGGGGCAGCGCCCACCAATGTGCAGCGGTGGCTTAAGTCCTGTGAGAACCTGGCCCCCTTCAGCACTGCCCTCCAGCTCCTTAAGTGA
- the Aimp2 gene encoding aminoacyl tRNA synthase complex-interacting multifunctional protein 2 isoform X2 encodes MPMYQEPSEPSLQALESRQDDILKRLYELKAAVDGLSKMIHTPDADLDVTNILQADEPTTLTTNALDLNSVLGKDYGALKDIVINANPASPPLSLLVLHRLLCERYRVLSTVHTHSSVKNVPENLLKCFGEQARKQSRHEYQLGFTLIWKNVPKTQMKFSVQTMCPIEGEGNIARFLFSLFGQKHNAVHLTLIDSWVDIAMFQLREGSSKEKAAVFRSMNSALGKSPWLVGNELTVADVVLWSVLQQTGGSDGAAPTNVQRWLKSCENLAPFSTALQLLK; translated from the exons ATGCCGATGTACCAG GAGCCATCTGAGCCATCTTTGCAAGCCCTCGAGTCTCggcaggatgatattttaaagCGTTTGTACGAGTTGAAGGCAGCAGTCGACGGCCTTTCAAAGATGATTCACACCCCAGATGCCGACTTGGACGTCACCAACATCCTGCAAGCCGACGAGCCCACGACTTTAACTACAAATGCATTGGACTTGAACTCCGTGCTTGGAAAG GATTATGGGGCGCTGAAAGACATCGTGATCAACGCAAACCCAGCCTCCCCGCCACTGTCCCTGCTTGTGCTACATAGACTACTCTGTGAACGCTACAGGGTTCTGtccacagtacacacacattcGTCCGTCAAGAATGTACCTGAGAATCTTCTTAAGTGCTTCGGGGAGCAGGCTAGAAAACAGTCCCGCCACGAGTATCAGCTGGGCTTCACTCTGATTTGGAAGAACG TGCCCAAGACACAGATGAAGTTCAGTGTACAAACGATGTGCCCCATTGAAGGAGAAGGGAATATCGCACGTTTCCTGTTCTCTCTATTTGGTCAGAAGCATAATGCTGTCCACCTAACCCTCATCGACAGCTGGGTGGATATCGCCATGTTTCAGCTGAGAGAAGGGAGCAGTAAGGAAAAAGCGGCTGTTTTCCGCTCTATGAACTCCGCTTTGGGGAAAAGCCCGTGGTTGGTTGGGAATGAGCTCACTGTGGCAGATGTGGTGCTGTGGTCCGTGCTCCAGCAGACTGGGGGAAGCGATGGGGCAGCGCCCACCAATGTGCAGCGGTGGCTTAAGTCCTGTGAGAACCTGGCCCCCTTCAGCACTGCCCTCCAGCTCCTTAAGTGA
- the Ankrd61 gene encoding LOW QUALITY PROTEIN: ankyrin repeat domain-containing protein 61 (The sequence of the model RefSeq protein was modified relative to this genomic sequence to represent the inferred CDS: substituted 1 base at 1 genomic stop codon) — protein sequence MGNITKRGSRDFAADSAVLLEGSLATALHSRLYEAIIKEDCDTIRTLLRNHPVNQPLTLLASSTGYRFLSQQTQPIFPIHLAAEYRKPQSLLCLLQHGADPEVRDAQGLTTLHLMLLNWPVTSTTWTKPSTRIQKILTDIQNNAVLCLRILCDHGAQVNARVDNSNKHSPLHLAITYGTYPVLSFLAQNGAQVNAINESSMTPLHMAADILNKNMIETLIACGANVNCAISSTGNTALKLAVCTASSKAGRLLAAGVGCIRLLLNHGAQVNAQDHEGQTALHEACFGGREVIINLLLEFEANVNILTRNGESPIYMYLQRSSNIRDVTLLARLLYRTYPLRLSNKQGALPAGIMLPEFHLLRETLIKLSKKPLTLEAICKRNIRNVYGEKYKFQLKKLLPAKLWNSIYGIYDFTYLLKXEPMSSAPENLSDSSIFPG from the exons ATGGGAAACATAACCAAGAGGGGAAGCAGAGACTTTGCGGCTGACAGTGCCGTGTTGCTGGAGGGAAGCCTGGCCACGGCACTGCACTCGAGGCTGTATGAGGCCATCATCAAGGAAGACTGCGACACAATCAGGACACTGCTCAGAAACCACCCTGTCAACCAGCCCCTGACCCTCCTGGCCAGCTCCACCGGCTACAGATTCCTAAGCCAG CAGACACAGCCTATCTTTCCCATCCATCTGGCTGCTGAATACCGAAAGCCACAAAGTCTGCTTTGCTTGTTACAACACGGTGCTGACCCAGAAGTAAG GGACGCCCAAGGCCTCACTACTCTTCACCTGATGTTGCTGAACTGGCCAGTCACCTCTACCACCTGGACCAAACCCAGCACTCGGATCCAAAAGATCCTGACGGACATTCAGAACAACGCTGTCTTGTGCCTGCGCATTTTGTGTGACCACGGAGCTCAGGTCAATGCCCGGGTAGACAACAGCAACAAGCATTCGCCTCTCCACCTGGCAATAACGTACGGGACCTATCCAGTTCTCTCCTTTTTGGCTCAAAACGGTGCCCAGGTCAATGCTATTAATGAGTCCAGCATGACGCCCCTCCACATGGCTGCAGACATACTGAACAAAAACATGATTGAGACGCTCATTGCCTGTGGGGCCAATGTGAACTGTGCCATCTCGTCCACAGGGAACACAGCTCTGAAGCTGGCAGTGTGTACCGCGTCGAGCAAAGCCGGCCGACTGCTGGCAGCGGGGGTGGGCTGCATCCGTCTGCTGCTCAACCATGGAGCCCAGGTCAACGCCCAGGACCACGAGGGCCAGACAGCTCTGCATGAGGCATGCTTTGGAGGCAGAGAAGTGATCATCAACCTCTTGCTGGAATTTGAGGCAAACGTGAACATTTTAACCAGAAATGGGGAGTCTCCCATTTACATGTACCTTCAGCGCAGTTCCAACATCAGAGATGTAACGCTTCTGGCCAGGCTGCTCTACCGCACTTACCCCTTAAGACTGAGCAATAAGCAAGGGGCTCTACCGGCAGGAATCATGCTGCCGGAATTCCACCTCTTAAGGGAAACCCTcataaagttatcaaaaaaaccTTTGACCCTAGAGGCCATCTGTAAGAGAAACATCAGGAATGTTTATGGGGAGAAGTACAAATTCCAACTCAAGAAGCTGCTCCCTGCGAAGCTCTGGAACTCCATATATGGCATTTACGACTTCACCTACCTGTTGAAATGAGAGCCCATGTCCTCGGCGCCAGAGAACCTCAGCGACTCATCTATTTTTCCTGGCTAG